The Panacibacter microcysteis genome includes a window with the following:
- a CDS encoding IscS subfamily cysteine desulfurase — protein MLKLPVYLDYNATTPVDPRVLEAMLPYFTQHFGNAASRNHAFGWEAEEAVDYAREQVAKLVGAETKEIIFTSGATESDNLAIKGVFEMYAGKGNHIITCVTEHKAVLDTCNHLEKLGASVTCLPVHEDGLIDPAELEAAIRPETILIAIMYANNEIGVLQPVKEISAIARKHGVLFFTDATQAVGKIPVNVQEDGIDIMAFSAHKIYGPKGVGALYVRRKSPRVRLTAQMDGGGHERGMRSGTLNVPGIVGLGKACELCRLEMGEESKRLKALRDNLEDALLGLEATQLNGHKEQRLPHLSNISFKYIEGEALIMSFSKYMALSTGSACTSASMEPSYVLKALGNTDETAHASLRFGLGRFTTAEEVAFAIEQITAAVNKQRELSPTWEMYKEGARLNSVE, from the coding sequence ATGCTAAAGTTGCCTGTATACCTGGATTATAATGCTACCACACCTGTCGATCCCAGGGTGCTTGAGGCCATGTTGCCATACTTTACGCAACATTTTGGTAATGCTGCCAGTCGCAACCATGCATTTGGGTGGGAAGCGGAAGAAGCAGTTGACTACGCACGTGAACAGGTGGCAAAACTGGTGGGTGCAGAAACGAAAGAAATCATTTTTACCAGCGGCGCTACCGAGTCAGACAACCTTGCAATAAAGGGTGTCTTTGAAATGTATGCCGGCAAAGGCAATCACATTATTACCTGCGTTACAGAACACAAGGCCGTATTAGATACCTGTAACCACCTGGAAAAACTTGGAGCTTCCGTAACCTGCCTGCCGGTACACGAAGATGGACTGATTGACCCTGCAGAACTGGAAGCCGCCATAAGGCCTGAAACAATCCTTATTGCAATCATGTATGCCAACAACGAGATTGGTGTATTGCAACCCGTAAAGGAAATAAGTGCAATTGCCAGGAAACATGGCGTACTATTTTTTACAGATGCCACACAGGCTGTGGGCAAAATTCCGGTAAATGTGCAGGAAGATGGTATAGACATAATGGCTTTTTCCGCACACAAGATTTACGGGCCCAAAGGTGTTGGCGCCTTATATGTGCGCAGGAAGAGCCCGCGTGTAAGGCTTACTGCGCAAATGGATGGCGGCGGGCACGAGCGGGGCATGCGCAGTGGTACACTCAACGTGCCGGGTATTGTAGGGCTTGGTAAAGCCTGTGAGCTCTGCAGGCTGGAAATGGGTGAAGAAAGTAAACGCTTAAAAGCATTAAGGGATAATCTGGAAGATGCATTGCTCGGCCTGGAAGCCACGCAGTTAAATGGCCACAAAGAACAACGTCTGCCGCACCTGTCAAACATTTCATTTAAGTATATAGAAGGCGAAGCGCTGATCATGAGTTTTAGCAAATACATGGCGTTGTCAACAGGTTCTGCATGCACCTCTGCCTCTATGGAACCCAGCTATGTATTAAAGGCGTTGGGTAATACAGATGAAACAGCACATGCATCCTTACGTTTCGGGCTGGGCCGTTTTACCACGGCAGAAGAGGTAGCGTTTGCCATAGAGCAAATAACTGCAGCTGTAAATAAGCAGCGCGAATTAAGCCCCACATGGGAAATGTATAAAGAAGGTGCCAGGCTTAATTCCGTGGAATAA
- a CDS encoding ABC transporter permease subunit, with protein sequence MWMICTKEWRQFFSSLSGYIAMIVFLLLCGLMLFVFPDTSLLDFGYASLNGFFEIAPWILLFLVPTVTMRSLSDEYKGGTFELLKTMPLKPSQIVWGKFFGALLIVALTLVPTVIYAFSLQVLSAVGGLDAGSTIGSYIGLLMLGAVFTAVGICTSSFTNNTIVAFVSGAFVCFLLFTGFEAVSKLPVFAAGADYFIEMLGIKFHYNSISKGVIDIRDILYFAGVILIFLLITQRNVARR encoded by the coding sequence ATGTGGATGATCTGCACAAAAGAATGGCGACAGTTTTTCAGTTCTCTTTCAGGTTATATAGCAATGATCGTATTCCTGTTGCTCTGCGGGCTCATGTTGTTCGTATTTCCCGATACCAGCCTGCTCGATTTTGGCTATGCTTCACTCAACGGTTTTTTTGAGATTGCCCCGTGGATATTACTTTTCCTTGTACCTACCGTAACCATGCGCAGCCTGTCAGATGAATACAAAGGCGGCACCTTTGAGCTACTCAAAACAATGCCATTAAAACCATCGCAGATTGTTTGGGGCAAATTCTTTGGCGCATTGCTTATTGTTGCACTTACACTTGTACCAACAGTTATCTACGCATTTTCCCTGCAGGTACTCAGCGCTGTTGGTGGTTTAGATGCAGGCAGCACTATTGGCAGCTACATAGGGTTGCTTATGCTGGGTGCGGTATTTACCGCGGTGGGCATATGCACCAGCAGTTTTACCAATAATACCATTGTTGCGTTTGTAAGCGGCGCTTTTGTTTGCTTTCTGCTTTTCACAGGTTTTGAGGCAGTAAGCAAATTGCCTGTCTTTGCAGCAGGTGCAGACTATTTTATAGAAATGCTCGGCATAAAATTTCATTACAATAGTATCAGCAAAGGGGTAATAGATATAAGAGATATATTGTACTTCGCAGGTGTAATATTGATTTTCCTGCTCATTACACAGCGTAATGTGGCAAGAAGATAA
- the gldG gene encoding gliding motility-associated ABC transporter substrate-binding protein GldG, producing the protein MSKILQHRYWWIIILALFPVITYVSSLFSYRIDLTAEKRFSLTEPTKKLLSNLDSVIDIQVYLTGDLPADYKKLNIATQDILNEFRDLSNNRVQVSYISPGEGLDDSAKTYLYDSLSRLGVVFEQTQHVSAASDKATNQLIIPSALVTYGNRKPFAVDLRSSRKVFKNFNVVNDLPQEDKEATLNAAEALLEFKFANAIDKLTRTYIPVVAYAVGNGEPVDYRINDLGENLRNDYRLAIFDLKQGYPNAKQIDALLIVKPTQPFTDEDKLKIDQYVMNGGKVIWCVDKLYAELDSLMRSQSDFVAFDRNLNIDDILFKYGVRINGDLLQDLNCAKIPIVVGQNPDGSPQMQRFPWPYYPFVNAVNNNPVSKNLDRVLPIFPSSIDTVDAPGVTKTVLLASDTNSRRLTSPAMVTLNSIKDDADFQTFNKSHIPVAVLLEGNFTSLYANRLTKEIQDSVTRAAGNNFAKASVSPTKQIVMSDADIVTNSVSQSTGPLAMGEIPFENYRFANREFFLNCIDYLVSNNGIFQSRNKDFTLRLLDKKKTQEQRSMWQIINIAVPIVVILLFGAVYAWQRKRKYSV; encoded by the coding sequence ATGAGCAAGATTTTACAACACAGGTATTGGTGGATCATTATACTGGCACTCTTCCCGGTTATTACCTATGTATCTTCTTTATTCAGCTATCGTATAGACCTTACGGCTGAAAAAAGATTCAGCCTTACTGAGCCCACAAAGAAACTGCTCAGCAACCTCGATTCTGTTATTGATATACAGGTATACCTTACCGGAGACCTTCCTGCAGATTATAAAAAACTCAATATTGCCACGCAGGATATACTCAATGAGTTTCGCGACCTCAGCAACAACCGTGTGCAGGTAAGTTATATAAGCCCCGGAGAAGGTCTTGATGACAGCGCAAAAACATACCTGTACGACAGCCTTTCGCGCCTTGGGGTGGTTTTTGAACAAACGCAGCATGTTTCTGCCGCAAGTGATAAAGCAACCAACCAGCTCATTATTCCTTCCGCTTTGGTTACGTACGGTAACCGCAAGCCGTTTGCAGTTGACCTGCGCAGCAGCCGCAAAGTTTTTAAAAACTTTAATGTGGTAAACGACCTGCCACAGGAAGATAAAGAAGCAACGCTGAATGCAGCAGAAGCGTTGCTCGAATTTAAGTTTGCCAACGCCATTGATAAACTAACCCGCACGTATATTCCTGTTGTGGCGTATGCTGTTGGCAATGGCGAACCGGTTGATTACCGCATTAACGACCTGGGCGAGAACCTGCGGAACGATTACCGCCTGGCCATCTTCGATCTAAAGCAGGGTTATCCAAATGCTAAACAAATAGATGCATTGCTTATTGTAAAACCTACACAGCCTTTTACAGATGAAGACAAACTCAAGATCGACCAGTATGTAATGAATGGCGGAAAGGTGATCTGGTGCGTGGACAAATTATATGCAGAACTGGACAGCCTGATGCGCAGCCAGAGCGATTTTGTTGCCTTCGATCGCAACCTTAATATAGACGACATATTGTTTAAATATGGCGTACGCATAAACGGAGACCTGCTGCAGGATCTTAACTGCGCAAAGATACCGATTGTGGTAGGCCAGAACCCCGATGGCAGCCCGCAGATGCAGCGCTTTCCCTGGCCTTATTACCCTTTTGTAAATGCTGTAAACAATAACCCCGTATCTAAAAATCTCGACAGGGTATTGCCCATCTTTCCTTCGAGTATAGACACGGTAGATGCGCCGGGTGTAACCAAAACAGTATTACTTGCCAGTGATACCAACAGCCGCAGGTTAACATCGCCGGCAATGGTTACGCTAAACAGTATAAAAGACGATGCAGATTTTCAAACTTTTAATAAAAGCCACATACCGGTTGCCGTATTGCTCGAAGGCAACTTTACATCCCTGTACGCAAACAGGCTTACAAAAGAAATACAGGATTCTGTAACAAGGGCGGCGGGCAATAATTTTGCAAAGGCTTCTGTAAGCCCCACAAAGCAGATTGTAATGAGCGATGCCGATATAGTAACAAATTCAGTAAGCCAGTCAACCGGTCCGCTGGCCATGGGCGAAATACCTTTTGAAAACTATCGTTTTGCTAACCGTGAATTTTTTCTCAACTGCATAGATTATCTCGTAAGTAACAACGGCATTTTCCAGTCGCGGAACAAAGACTTTACACTGCGCCTGCTGGATAAGAAAAAAACGCAGGAACAGCGCAGTATGTGGCAGATAATAAATATTGCCGTACCAATAGTTGTAATACTTTTGTTTGGCGCTGTTTATGCATGGCAAAGAAAGCGAAAATATAGTGTGTAG
- a CDS encoding TerC/Alx family metal homeostasis membrane protein, which produces MTTDQLVYLVFGGVLLLALVFDLGLLSKKNQKITLRAALMQTFFWVALALLFFVFMWWQEGQKPALEYISAYLMEWSLSIDNIFVFILIFNSFQVKEKFYSRVLLIGILMAIIFRVLFITVGVAIVEKFEWVLLLFGAFLVYTGYKMFTADEDEEFDPHDTKIYRFLKRILPLTNHDGDGKYVITENGKRMYTSLFVVVILLASIDLVFALDSIPAVMGISRDKLVIYTSNIFAVLGLRSLFFLLRGAVNKFDYLQQGIAIVLVFIGVKMLGEHWINEWISKEIQVFISLGVILVCISGSIFYSIFVDRKNKEIDEGGGKDIY; this is translated from the coding sequence ATGACGACAGATCAGTTGGTGTATTTGGTTTTTGGAGGAGTGTTATTACTGGCCCTGGTATTTGATCTTGGGCTGCTAAGTAAAAAAAATCAGAAGATAACATTAAGGGCGGCACTTATGCAAACCTTTTTCTGGGTAGCACTTGCGCTGCTTTTTTTTGTGTTTATGTGGTGGCAGGAAGGGCAAAAGCCAGCACTTGAATACATTAGTGCATACCTTATGGAGTGGAGCCTTAGTATTGATAACATTTTTGTTTTCATACTTATTTTTAACTCCTTCCAGGTAAAGGAAAAATTTTACTCCAGGGTATTGCTTATCGGTATTCTGATGGCGATCATCTTCAGGGTATTGTTTATAACGGTTGGTGTTGCTATTGTTGAAAAGTTTGAATGGGTGCTGCTGTTGTTTGGAGCATTCCTCGTGTATACAGGATACAAAATGTTTACTGCTGATGAAGATGAAGAGTTTGACCCGCATGATACCAAAATCTATCGTTTTCTCAAACGCATACTGCCCCTTACCAACCATGACGGAGACGGTAAATATGTTATTACTGAAAACGGCAAAAGGATGTACACATCATTATTCGTGGTGGTTATATTGCTTGCATCTATCGATCTTGTTTTTGCGCTCGATTCCATACCTGCGGTAATGGGCATTTCGAGAGATAAGCTGGTTATTTATACGTCCAACATTTTTGCAGTGCTTGGTTTGCGCTCACTATTCTTTTTATTAAGAGGGGCTGTAAATAAATTTGATTATCTGCAACAGGGTATTGCCATAGTACTTGTATTTATTGGCGTAAAAATGCTGGGCGAACACTGGATCAATGAATGGATCAGCAAAGAAATACAGGTGTTTATTTCTTTGGGCGTAATCCTCGTTTGTATATCGGGCTCTATCTTCTACTCCATTTTTGTAGACCGCAAAAACAAGGAGATTGATGAGGGCGGCGGTAAAGACATTTACTAA